One Halobaculum sp. CBA1158 DNA segment encodes these proteins:
- a CDS encoding tRNA (N(6)-L-threonylcarbamoyladenosine(37)-C(2))-methylthiotransferase, whose amino-acid sequence MATYHIETYGCTSNRGESREIERRLRDGGHRPAEGPSEADVAILNTCTVVEKTERNMLRRAEELSEETADLIVTGCMALAQGEQFAEADVDAQVLHWEDVPTAVMNGECPTPTADTAPVIDGEVGILPIARGCMSNCSYCITKFATGRIDSPPVAENVEKARALVHAGASEIRVTGQDTGVYGWDEGERTLPELLDRICDIDGEFRVRLGMANPGGIHGIREELAEVFAENEKLYDFIHLPVQSGSDDVLADMRRQHSVEAFLEIVETFDERLDEWTLSTDFIVGFPTETDHDHAQSMALLREVRPEKVNVTRFSKRPGTDAADMKGLGGQTKKDRSKEMSAAKREIVGEAYESMVGDERRVLVVEEGTGDSVKCRDGAYRQVIVRNADDRGVEPGDFLDVAITGQNTMYAFGEPI is encoded by the coding sequence ATGGCGACGTACCACATCGAGACCTACGGCTGCACGTCCAACCGGGGTGAGAGTCGCGAGATCGAGCGCCGGCTCCGGGACGGCGGCCACCGCCCCGCTGAGGGGCCGAGCGAGGCGGACGTGGCCATCCTCAACACCTGCACGGTCGTCGAGAAGACCGAGCGCAACATGCTGCGGCGCGCGGAGGAGCTGAGCGAGGAGACCGCCGACCTCATCGTCACCGGCTGCATGGCCCTGGCGCAGGGCGAGCAGTTCGCCGAGGCCGACGTGGACGCACAAGTCCTCCATTGGGAGGACGTGCCGACGGCCGTGATGAACGGCGAGTGCCCGACGCCGACGGCCGACACCGCCCCCGTGATCGACGGCGAGGTCGGCATCCTCCCGATCGCTCGGGGCTGTATGAGCAACTGCTCGTACTGCATCACGAAGTTCGCGACGGGGCGTATCGACTCCCCGCCCGTCGCGGAGAACGTCGAGAAGGCCCGCGCGCTCGTCCACGCCGGCGCGAGCGAGATCCGCGTCACCGGCCAGGACACCGGCGTGTACGGCTGGGACGAGGGCGAGCGGACGCTCCCCGAACTGCTCGACCGCATCTGCGACATCGACGGCGAGTTCCGGGTCCGGCTCGGGATGGCCAACCCCGGCGGGATCCACGGCATCCGCGAGGAGTTGGCCGAGGTGTTCGCCGAGAACGAGAAGCTGTACGACTTCATCCACCTCCCGGTGCAGTCCGGCAGCGACGACGTGCTCGCGGACATGCGCCGCCAGCACAGCGTCGAGGCGTTCCTGGAGATCGTCGAGACGTTCGACGAGCGCCTCGATGAGTGGACGCTCTCGACGGACTTCATCGTCGGCTTCCCCACCGAGACGGACCACGACCACGCGCAGTCGATGGCGCTGCTTCGGGAGGTGCGTCCCGAGAAGGTGAACGTCACCCGCTTCTCGAAGCGCCCCGGCACCGACGCCGCCGACATGAAGGGGCTGGGCGGACAGACGAAGAAGGACCGCTCGAAGGAGATGAGCGCGGCCAAACGGGAGATCGTCGGCGAGGCGTACGAGTCGATGGTCGGCGACGAGCGACGCGTCCTCGTCGTCGAGGAGGGGACCGGCGATTCCGTCAAGTGCCGCGACGGCGCGTACCGCCAGGTGATCGTCCGGAACGCCGACGACCGCGGCGTCGAACCGGGCGACTTCCTCGACGTGGCGATCACCGGGCAGAACACCATGTACGCGTTCGGCGAGCCGATCTGA